From the genome of Vicia villosa cultivar HV-30 ecotype Madison, WI linkage group LG2, Vvil1.0, whole genome shotgun sequence, one region includes:
- the LOC131647083 gene encoding MYB-like transcription factor ETC3, whose amino-acid sequence MSIEERPQNKAKIYPTTSATSQEVSSTEWGFIEMSEQEVDLICRMHDLVGDRWNLIAGRIPGRKAEEIERFWIMRHADHANRNHQHIEK is encoded by the exons ATGAGTATTGAAGAGCGTCCCCAAAATAAGGCAAAGATCTACCCAACCACAAGTGCAACCTCTCAAG AAGTGAGCAGCACTGAATGGGGTTTCATAGAGATGAGTGAACAAGAGGTGGATCTCATATGCAGAATGCACGACTTAGTTGGAGATAG ATGGAATTTGATAGCAGGTCGCATTCCGGGTCGTAAAGCCGAAGAAATTGAGAGATTCTGGATTATGAGACATGCTGATCATGCCAACAgaaatcatcaacatatagaaaaataa